In one Pseudomonas sp. Bout1 genomic region, the following are encoded:
- the purE gene encoding 5-(carboxyamino)imidazole ribonucleotide mutase has translation MSALVGVIMGSKSDWSTLSHTADMLEKLGIPYEVKVVSAHRTPDLLFQYADEAESRGIEVIIAGAGGAAHLPGMCAAKTHLPVLGVPVQSSMLSGVDSLLSIVQMPAGIPVATLAIGKAGAINAALLSASILGAKHPQFHAVLKKFRAEQTDSVLDNPDPRIA, from the coding sequence ATGAGTGCATTGGTTGGCGTGATCATGGGCTCCAAGTCCGATTGGTCCACCCTTAGCCACACCGCCGATATGCTGGAAAAACTCGGCATTCCCTATGAAGTGAAGGTGGTTTCCGCCCACCGCACTCCGGACTTGCTGTTCCAGTATGCCGATGAAGCAGAATCCCGTGGCATCGAGGTGATCATCGCCGGTGCCGGCGGTGCAGCTCACTTGCCAGGCATGTGTGCGGCCAAGACTCACCTGCCAGTGCTTGGCGTACCGGTGCAGTCCTCGATGCTCTCGGGCGTGGACTCGCTGTTGTCCATCGTGCAGATGCCCGCCGGTATTCCGGTGGCCACCCTGGCGATCGGCAAGGCCGGCGCGATTAACGCCGCGCTGCTGTCTGCCAGCATCCTCGGCGCCAAGCACCCGCAGTTCCACGCGGTGCTGAAGAAATTCCGTGCTGAACAGACAGACAGCGTCCTGGACAATCCAGACCCACGCATTGCCTGA
- a CDS encoding LysR substrate-binding domain-containing protein yields MNLESKWLEDFSALAATRSFSQAAERRFVTQPAFSRRIRSLEAALGLTLVNRSRTPVELTAAGQLFLVTARTVVEQLGEVLRHLHHLEGGQGEVMQVAAAHSLALGFFPRWIAQLRNEGLNIATRLVATNVGDAVHALREGGCDLMLAFYDPDAAMQMDPEIFPSLHLGNTEMLPVCAADADGKPLFDLEGEGSVPLLAYSAGAFLGRSVNLLLRQRALRFTTIYETAMADSLKSMALEGLGIAWVPQLSVRAELARGELVVCGGPQWHVPLEIRLYRCALVRKANVRLLWRKLEGGAAQNT; encoded by the coding sequence ATGAACCTTGAAAGCAAATGGCTGGAAGACTTTAGCGCCCTGGCTGCCACCCGCAGTTTCTCCCAGGCGGCGGAGCGGCGCTTCGTCACCCAGCCGGCGTTCAGTCGGCGCATCCGTAGCCTGGAGGCCGCGCTGGGGCTGACCCTGGTCAATCGCTCGCGCACGCCGGTCGAACTGACGGCGGCGGGGCAGTTGTTCCTGGTGACTGCGCGTACCGTGGTCGAGCAACTCGGCGAGGTGCTGCGCCATCTCCATCACCTGGAAGGCGGGCAGGGCGAAGTCATGCAGGTGGCGGCGGCGCATTCGCTGGCGCTGGGCTTTTTCCCGCGCTGGATCGCGCAGTTGCGCAACGAAGGGTTGAACATCGCCACGCGGTTGGTCGCCACCAACGTGGGCGACGCCGTGCATGCGCTGCGCGAAGGCGGCTGCGACTTGATGCTGGCGTTCTACGATCCGGATGCGGCGATGCAGATGGACCCGGAGATCTTCCCGTCCCTGCACCTGGGCAACACCGAGATGTTGCCGGTGTGCGCCGCTGATGCTGACGGCAAGCCGCTGTTCGACCTGGAGGGCGAGGGCAGCGTGCCGCTGTTGGCCTACAGCGCCGGTGCGTTCCTGGGGCGTTCGGTAAACCTGCTATTGCGTCAGCGCGCTTTGCGTTTCACCACGATTTACGAAACCGCGATGGCCGACAGCCTGAAAAGCATGGCCCTCGAAGGCTTGGGCATTGCCTGGGTGCCGCAGTTGAGCGTGCGTGCCGAGTTGGCCCGGGGCGAACTGGTGGTGTGCGGCGGCCCGCAATGGCATGTGCCGCTGGAGATTCGTTTGTACCGCTGTGCCCTGGTGCGCAAGGCGAACGTGCGGTTGTTGTGGCGCAAGCTGGAAGGTGGCGCGGCGCAGAATACCTGA
- a CDS encoding asparaginase, which yields MQPANNIMVLYTGGTIGMQASANGLAPASGFEVRMREQLANEQLPTWRFREMAPLIDSANMTPAYWQRLRSAVVEAVDAGCDAVLILHGTDTLAYSAAAMSFQLLGLPAPVLFTGSMLPAGVPDSDAWENVSGALAALGDGLAPGVQLYFHGALMAPTRCAKIRSFGRHPFAALQRNGGVAQAQMVPAALHYRQAKAQANVGVLPLVPGIAASQLDALIGSGIQALVLECFGSGTGPSDNPEFLASLKRAQDNGVVVVAITQCHEGGVELDVYEAGSRLRGVGVLSGGGMTREAAFGKLNALLGAGLDTAEVRRLVELDLCGELS from the coding sequence ATGCAACCAGCCAACAACATCATGGTGCTTTACACCGGTGGCACCATCGGCATGCAGGCCAGCGCCAACGGCCTGGCGCCCGCCTCGGGTTTTGAAGTACGCATGCGCGAACAGCTTGCCAACGAGCAACTGCCCACCTGGCGCTTTCGCGAAATGGCCCCGCTGATCGACAGCGCCAACATGACGCCCGCCTACTGGCAGCGCCTGCGCAGCGCCGTGGTGGAGGCGGTGGATGCCGGCTGCGACGCCGTGCTGATCCTGCACGGCACCGACACCCTGGCCTACAGCGCGGCGGCCATGAGCTTCCAATTGCTGGGCTTGCCGGCGCCGGTGCTGTTTACCGGCTCGATGCTGCCTGCCGGTGTGCCCGACAGCGATGCCTGGGAGAACGTCAGCGGGGCGCTGGCTGCACTGGGCGACGGTCTGGCGCCAGGCGTGCAGTTGTACTTTCACGGTGCACTGATGGCCCCCACCCGCTGCGCGAAAATACGCAGTTTCGGTCGCCATCCGTTTGCCGCATTGCAGCGCAACGGCGGCGTGGCCCAGGCGCAGATGGTTCCAGCGGCGCTGCATTACCGCCAGGCCAAGGCGCAGGCCAATGTGGGCGTGCTGCCATTGGTGCCGGGCATTGCTGCGTCGCAATTGGATGCACTGATCGGCAGCGGTATTCAGGCGCTGGTGCTGGAATGCTTCGGCAGCGGCACCGGGCCGAGCGACAACCCCGAGTTCCTCGCCAGCCTCAAGCGCGCGCAGGACAACGGCGTGGTCGTGGTGGCAATCACCCAATGCCATGAAGGCGGGGTTGAGCTGGATGTGTACGAAGCCGGCAGCCGCTTGCGTGGCGTGGGCGTGTTGTCCGGTGGCGGGATGACCCGTGAAGCGGCGTTCGGCAAGCTCAATGCGCTGCTCGGCGCAGGCCTGGATACCGCCGAAGTGCGGCGCCTGGTCGAACTCGACCTGTGCGGCGAACTGAGCTGA
- a CDS encoding D-hexose-6-phosphate mutarotase has protein sequence MSTPNVETVKLDELNAWRIRHNGAELVVAQQGAHIVSYQRTGEKPLIWPNDHVVFKKGKGIRTGVPVCWPWFGVFDRNPHSVKAMYQGDEPAGAHGFVRTANWTLAGVEAEGTAVRVELELPVPEGGFPGWPHQVGLKMSLLLDDQLHIRLTSHNRGTETVSLSQALHSYFAVSDVRNVQVEGLDGLAYIDTADGWSHKQQSGLLHFNAETDRIYPNTPAQLHIVDKDWQRRVQLTSTGSRSTVIWNPWTERAKAFSDMADDGWQGMLCIETANVLDDVVTLAPGESHTLGVSIAGIAL, from the coding sequence ATGTCTACACCCAACGTTGAAACCGTAAAACTGGATGAGCTGAACGCTTGGCGCATCCGCCACAACGGCGCCGAATTGGTGGTAGCCCAGCAAGGCGCGCACATCGTCAGTTACCAGCGCACGGGCGAGAAGCCGCTGATCTGGCCTAACGACCACGTGGTGTTCAAGAAAGGCAAAGGCATTCGTACCGGCGTGCCGGTGTGCTGGCCGTGGTTTGGCGTGTTCGACCGCAACCCGCACAGCGTGAAAGCCATGTACCAGGGCGACGAGCCGGCGGGCGCCCACGGTTTCGTGCGAACGGCGAACTGGACGCTGGCTGGCGTTGAGGCTGAAGGCACGGCAGTGCGGGTTGAGCTGGAACTGCCGGTGCCTGAAGGTGGTTTCCCGGGCTGGCCGCATCAGGTTGGCCTGAAGATGAGCCTCCTGCTGGATGATCAACTGCACATCCGCCTGACCAGCCACAACCGTGGCACCGAGACCGTCAGCCTCAGCCAGGCACTGCACAGCTACTTTGCAGTCAGCGATGTGCGCAACGTGCAAGTCGAAGGTCTGGACGGCCTGGCCTATATCGATACCGCCGACGGTTGGAGCCACAAGCAACAATCGGGGCTGCTGCACTTTAACGCCGAGACCGACCGCATCTATCCAAACACGCCAGCCCAACTGCACATCGTCGATAAAGACTGGCAGCGCCGCGTTCAGCTCACCAGCACAGGCTCGCGCTCGACGGTGATCTGGAACCCCTGGACCGAACGCGCCAAGGCCTTCAGCGACATGGCCGACGACGGCTGGCAAGGCATGTTATGCATCGAGACGGCGAACGTGCTGGACGATGTGGTGACACTGGCGCCAGGTGAAAGCCATACCCTGGGCGTGAGCATCGCCGGTATTGCCCTGTAA
- the aspA gene encoding aspartate ammonia-lyase, with translation MSSAAFFRTEKDLLGVLEVPAQAYYGIQTLRAVNNFRLSGVPISHYPKLVVGLAMVKQAAADANRELGQLSEAKHAAISEACARLIRGDFHDEFVVDMIQGGAGTSTNMNANEVIANIALEAMGHSKGEYQYLHPNNDVNMAQSTNDAYPTAIRLGLLLGHDALLASLDSLIQAFAAKGVEFSHVLKMGRTQLQDAVPMTLGQEFRAFATTLGEDLARLKTLAPELLTEVNLGGTAIGTGINADPRYQALAVQRLATISGQPLVPAADLIEATSDMGAFVLFSGMLKRTAVKLSKICNDLRLLSSGPRTGINEINLPARQPGSSIMPGKVNPVIPEAVNQVAFQIIGNDLALTIAAEGGQLQLNVMEPLIAYKIFDSIRLLQRAMDMLREHCIVGITANEARCRELVEHSIGLVTALNPYIGYENATRIARIALESGRGVLELVREEGLLDDAMLDDILRPENMIAPRLVPLKA, from the coding sequence ATGTCCTCCGCTGCATTTTTCCGCACAGAAAAAGACCTGCTTGGCGTACTCGAAGTACCCGCTCAAGCGTATTACGGCATCCAGACCCTGCGAGCGGTGAACAACTTCCGTCTCTCCGGTGTTCCGATTTCGCATTACCCGAAATTGGTGGTCGGCCTGGCAATGGTCAAGCAGGCAGCTGCTGACGCCAACCGCGAACTGGGCCAGCTCAGTGAAGCCAAGCACGCTGCCATCAGCGAAGCCTGTGCCCGTCTGATCCGCGGCGATTTCCACGACGAGTTCGTGGTGGACATGATTCAAGGCGGCGCTGGCACTTCAACCAACATGAATGCCAACGAAGTCATCGCCAACATCGCGCTGGAGGCCATGGGCCACAGCAAGGGCGAATACCAATACCTGCACCCCAACAACGACGTGAACATGGCGCAGTCGACCAACGACGCCTACCCAACCGCGATCCGCCTGGGTCTGCTGCTGGGCCATGACGCACTGTTGGCCAGCCTCGACAGCCTGATCCAGGCGTTCGCCGCCAAAGGCGTCGAGTTCAGCCACGTCCTGAAAATGGGCCGCACCCAGCTGCAAGACGCTGTGCCGATGACCCTCGGCCAGGAATTCCGCGCCTTCGCCACCACCCTCGGTGAAGACCTGGCCCGCCTGAAGACACTGGCGCCAGAGCTGCTGACTGAAGTCAACCTGGGCGGCACCGCCATCGGTACCGGCATCAACGCCGACCCGCGTTACCAGGCCCTGGCCGTACAACGCCTGGCCACAATCAGCGGCCAGCCGCTGGTACCGGCCGCCGACCTGATCGAAGCCACCTCCGACATGGGCGCATTTGTGCTGTTCTCCGGCATGCTCAAGCGCACCGCGGTGAAGCTGTCGAAGATCTGCAACGACCTGCGCCTGCTGTCCAGCGGCCCACGCACCGGCATCAACGAAATCAACCTGCCGGCCCGCCAGCCAGGCAGTTCGATCATGCCCGGCAAGGTCAACCCGGTGATCCCGGAAGCGGTCAACCAGGTGGCGTTCCAAATCATCGGTAACGACTTGGCACTGACCATCGCGGCCGAAGGCGGGCAACTGCAACTGAACGTGATGGAGCCGCTGATCGCCTACAAGATCTTCGACTCGATCCGCCTGCTGCAACGCGCCATGGACATGCTGCGCGAGCACTGCATCGTCGGCATCACCGCCAACGAAGCCCGCTGCCGCGAGCTGGTGGAACACTCCATCGGCCTGGTCACCGCGCTGAACCCATACATCGGCTATGAAAACGCCACCCGCATCGCCCGCATCGCCCTTGAAAGCGGCCGCGGCGTGCTGGAACTGGTGCGTGAAGAAGGCTTGCTCGACGACGCCATGCTCGACGACATCCTGCGCCCCGAAAACATGATTGCCCCACGTTTGGTGCCTCTGAAGGCCTAA
- a CDS encoding DUF3299 domain-containing protein translates to MRRLLLTLLLLGSGLVHAGELPETDWLELMPKSDQKALEEMPEIDHNSPEAQGTFTAKGGLKQSKGLPPVMYSTKTVAAMNGKSIRIGGYPVPLETDAKGRSTLFFLVPYPGACIHVPPPPPNQLVLVRYPKGLKLDDIYTPLWVTGTLKVEKVNNDLADAAYALDAGKVRAVKESDL, encoded by the coding sequence ATGCGCCGTCTTCTGTTGACTCTCCTTTTGCTGGGCTCAGGCCTGGTGCACGCTGGCGAACTGCCGGAAACCGACTGGCTGGAACTGATGCCCAAGTCGGACCAGAAAGCCCTCGAAGAAATGCCGGAAATCGACCACAACTCCCCGGAAGCCCAAGGCACCTTTACCGCGAAGGGCGGCCTGAAGCAGAGCAAGGGTTTGCCGCCGGTGATGTATTCCACCAAGACCGTGGCCGCCATGAACGGCAAGAGTATCCGCATCGGCGGCTACCCGGTGCCGCTCGAAACCGACGCTAAGGGCCGCAGTACGCTGTTCTTCCTGGTGCCTTACCCGGGCGCCTGCATCCACGTGCCACCGCCACCGCCCAACCAGTTGGTGCTGGTGCGTTACCCCAAGGGTTTGAAGCTGGACGATATCTACACGCCACTGTGGGTGACGGGCACGCTGAAGGTGGAAAAGGTCAACAATGACCTGGCCGACGCGGCCTATGCGCTGGATGCGGGGAAAGTGCGGGCGGTCAAGGAATCGGACTTGTAA
- a CDS encoding alanine/glycine:cation symporter family protein gives MLEVINDFLSGKVLIVLIVGLGGYFTIRSRFVQLRHFFHMFSVFRDSLKSSAGQLSSFQALMLSLAGRVGAGNIAGVGIAVTLGGPGAVFWMWVTALVGMSSSFIECSLGQLYKRTDAEGTYRGGPAYYIQHGLHKRWLGMVMAFLLLVTFGFAFNGLQAHAVTHSLNNAFGLDTTYTGLALAVLLGLVFIGGIKRIASIADLLVPVKTLVYIAVTLYVIVLQFDHVPAMLATIVKSAFGLDQAFGGLVGSAIIMGVKRGVFANEAGLGSAPNVAAVASVEHPIAQGVVQAFSVFLDTFVICTCTALLILLSGFYTPGFEGDGIALTQNSLAAVVGDWGRMFISVALALFVFTSIMYNYYLGESNLRFIVGDNRKVLMGYRALVLVLIFWGSIENLGTVFAFADITMTMLAFVNLFALAFLFKIAMRILNDYDGQRAAGIKTPVFDSSKFPDLDLDRKAWPANPVKPEPAAQASAEPSAQTQR, from the coding sequence ATGCTAGAAGTCATCAACGACTTCCTCTCAGGGAAAGTATTGATCGTGCTCATTGTCGGGCTCGGTGGTTACTTCACGATCCGCTCGCGTTTCGTTCAGTTGCGTCACTTTTTCCACATGTTTTCGGTGTTTCGCGACAGCCTGAAAAGCAGCGCCGGCCAACTCAGCTCGTTCCAGGCGCTGATGCTCAGTCTCGCCGGGCGTGTGGGTGCCGGCAACATCGCAGGCGTCGGCATTGCCGTGACCCTGGGTGGCCCGGGTGCCGTGTTCTGGATGTGGGTCACCGCACTGGTGGGCATGTCTTCGAGCTTTATCGAGTGCTCCCTCGGCCAGCTCTACAAACGTACCGACGCTGAAGGCACCTACCGTGGCGGCCCGGCGTATTACATCCAGCACGGCCTGCACAAACGCTGGCTGGGCATGGTGATGGCGTTCCTGCTGCTGGTGACCTTCGGTTTCGCCTTCAACGGCCTGCAAGCCCACGCTGTGACTCACTCGCTGAACAACGCATTTGGCCTGGACACCACCTACACCGGCCTGGCCCTGGCTGTGTTGCTGGGCCTGGTGTTCATCGGCGGGATCAAGCGTATCGCCTCGATCGCCGACCTGCTGGTGCCGGTCAAGACCCTGGTCTACATCGCGGTGACCCTGTACGTGATCGTGCTGCAATTCGACCACGTGCCGGCCATGCTCGCGACCATCGTCAAGAGCGCCTTCGGCCTCGACCAGGCTTTCGGTGGCCTGGTGGGCAGCGCGATCATCATGGGTGTGAAACGCGGCGTGTTCGCCAACGAAGCCGGTTTGGGCAGTGCGCCTAACGTGGCGGCAGTGGCATCGGTAGAACACCCGATCGCCCAAGGCGTGGTGCAAGCGTTCAGCGTGTTCCTCGACACCTTCGTGATCTGCACCTGCACCGCGCTGCTGATCCTGCTCTCGGGTTTCTACACCCCGGGCTTTGAAGGCGACGGCATTGCCCTGACCCAGAACTCCCTGGCGGCCGTGGTTGGTGACTGGGGCCGGATGTTTATCTCGGTGGCCCTGGCGTTGTTCGTGTTCACCTCGATCATGTACAACTACTACCTCGGCGAGAGCAACCTGCGCTTCATTGTGGGCGACAACCGCAAGGTGTTGATGGGCTACCGTGCGCTGGTGCTGGTGCTGATTTTCTGGGGTTCCATCGAGAACCTCGGCACCGTGTTCGCCTTCGCCGACATCACCATGACCATGCTCGCGTTCGTCAACCTGTTCGCCCTGGCGTTCCTGTTCAAGATCGCCATGCGTATCCTGAATGACTACGACGGCCAACGCGCTGCAGGGATCAAGACGCCGGTGTTTGATTCCAGCAAGTTCCCGGACCTGGACCTGGACCGCAAGGCCTGGCCGGCCAACCCGGTCAAGCCTGAGCCAGCGGCTCAAGCATCGGCTGAACCGAGCGCTCAAACGCAACGCTAA
- a CDS encoding 5-(carboxyamino)imidazole ribonucleotide synthase — MKIGVIGGGQLGRMLALAGTPLGMNFAFLDPAPDACAAALGEHLRADYSDPDHLRQLADEVDLVTFEFESVPAETVAFLSQFVPVYPSADALRIARDRWFEKSMFKDLGIPTPAFADIQSQADLDAAVASIGLPAVLKTRTLGYDGKGQKVLRTAADVVGTFAELGSVACLLEGFVPFTGEVSLIAVRARDGETRFYPLVHNTHDSGILKLSVASTDHPLQSLAEDYSSRVLKQLDYVGVMAFEFFEVDGGLKANEIAPRVHNSGHWTTEGAECSQFENHLRAVAGLPLGSTAKVGESAMLNFIGVVPPVEKVIAIDDCHLHHYGKAFKVGRKVGHANLRCKDRATLEAQILKVEALIAEQ, encoded by the coding sequence ATGAAAATCGGTGTAATCGGTGGCGGCCAACTGGGCCGCATGCTGGCCCTGGCGGGTACGCCGCTGGGAATGAACTTCGCTTTCCTGGACCCGGCGCCGGACGCCTGCGCGGCTGCGCTGGGTGAACACTTGCGGGCCGACTACAGCGACCCGGACCACCTGCGCCAACTGGCCGATGAAGTCGACCTGGTGACCTTCGAGTTTGAAAGCGTCCCGGCTGAAACCGTAGCCTTCCTGTCGCAGTTCGTACCCGTGTACCCGAGTGCCGACGCGTTGCGCATCGCGCGTGACCGCTGGTTCGAAAAGAGCATGTTCAAGGACCTGGGCATCCCGACGCCGGCCTTTGCCGACATCCAGTCCCAGGCCGACCTGGACGCAGCAGTCGCCTCCATCGGCCTGCCGGCCGTGCTGAAGACCCGCACCCTGGGTTACGACGGCAAGGGCCAGAAAGTCCTGCGCACCGCTGCCGATGTGGTCGGCACTTTCGCCGAGCTGGGCAGCGTCGCCTGCCTGCTCGAAGGCTTCGTGCCGTTCACCGGCGAAGTCTCGCTGATCGCCGTGCGTGCCCGTGATGGCGAAACCCGCTTCTACCCACTGGTACACAACACCCACGACAGCGGCATCCTCAAGCTGTCCGTGGCCAGCACCGATCACCCGTTGCAATCCCTGGCCGAAGACTATTCGAGCCGTGTGCTCAAGCAACTGGATTACGTCGGCGTGATGGCGTTCGAGTTCTTTGAAGTGGACGGTGGCCTGAAGGCCAACGAAATTGCGCCGCGCGTACACAACTCCGGGCACTGGACCACCGAAGGCGCCGAGTGCAGCCAGTTCGAAAACCACCTGCGGGCGGTGGCGGGCTTGCCATTGGGTTCCACGGCCAAGGTCGGCGAGAGCGCCATGCTCAACTTCATCGGCGTGGTGCCGCCGGTGGAAAAAGTCATCGCCATCGATGACTGCCATCTGCATCACTACGGCAAGGCCTTCAAGGTCGGGCGCAAGGTCGGCCACGCCAACCTGCGCTGCAAGGACCGCGCAACCCTTGAAGCGCAAATCCTCAAGGTCGAAGCGCTGATCGCCGAGCAATAA
- a CDS encoding acyl-CoA thioesterase, whose amino-acid sequence MIELEQEDPIPQGDLALQITALPRETNGFGDIFGGWLVAQMDLAGTAMASKVAGGRVATVAIDRMAFLVPVAVGAQLSFYTQALEIGRSSIQMMVEVWSDDPLSSEWRKVTEAVFVFVAIDGSGRTRSVPSRAR is encoded by the coding sequence ATGATCGAACTCGAACAAGAAGATCCTATCCCGCAAGGCGATCTCGCCCTGCAAATCACCGCACTGCCGCGTGAAACCAACGGTTTCGGCGACATCTTCGGCGGCTGGCTGGTCGCGCAGATGGACCTGGCCGGCACGGCCATGGCGAGCAAGGTTGCCGGTGGCCGCGTGGCGACCGTGGCAATTGATCGCATGGCGTTCCTGGTACCGGTGGCAGTCGGCGCGCAGTTGTCCTTCTATACCCAGGCCCTGGAAATCGGCCGCAGTTCGATCCAGATGATGGTCGAAGTGTGGAGCGATGACCCGCTCTCCAGCGAATGGCGCAAGGTGACCGAGGCGGTGTTTGTGTTCGTTGCCATCGACGGCAGCGGTCGCACCCGGTCGGTTCCGTCGCGGGCGCGTTAA
- a CDS encoding GlsB/YeaQ/YmgE family stress response membrane protein has protein sequence MGIIGTIFIGLIVGLLARFLKPGDDSMGWIMTILLGIAGSLVATYGGQALGIYQAGQGAGFIGALVGAVVLLVIYGLLKKK, from the coding sequence ATGGGTATCATTGGAACCATCTTTATCGGTTTGATCGTCGGCCTGCTGGCGCGTTTCCTGAAACCAGGCGACGACAGCATGGGCTGGATCATGACCATCCTGCTGGGTATCGCCGGTTCGCTGGTTGCAACCTATGGTGGCCAGGCACTGGGCATCTATCAGGCTGGCCAAGGTGCAGGCTTCATCGGTGCGCTGGTGGGTGCCGTGGTGCTGCTGGTGATCTACGGTCTGCTGAAAAAGAAGTAA
- a CDS encoding MFS transporter produces the protein MSSVPASSAQPSRPLTRNDYKTLSLSALGGALEFYDFIIFVFFATVVGKLFFPADMPEWLRMMQTFGIFAAGYLARPLGGIIMAHFGDLLGRKKMFTLSIFMMAVPTLIMGLLPTYAQIGLWAPILLLLMRVIQGAAIGGEVPGAWVFVSEHVPPRHIGYACGTLTSGLTAGILLGSLVATAINTLYSPEQVSDYAWRIPFLLGGVFGLLSVYLRRWLHETPIFAEMQQRKTLAAELPLRAVLRDHRGAIVLSMLLTWLLSAGIVVVILMTPTVLQTVYHFSPTVSLQANSLAIVTLSIGCIIAGALADRFGAGRVLIAGCALLLATSWTLYHSLASHPEWLFPLYTLTGLFVGTVGVVPYVMVKAFPPVVRFSGLSFSYNVAYAVFGGLTPLVVSLLMKESPMGPAYYVAVICTMGMLVGAYLWKRGR, from the coding sequence ATGTCCTCCGTGCCCGCAAGCAGTGCGCAACCTTCGCGCCCGCTGACCCGCAACGACTACAAAACCCTGTCGCTGTCTGCCTTGGGCGGTGCGCTGGAGTTCTACGACTTCATCATTTTCGTATTTTTTGCCACGGTGGTCGGGAAGCTGTTCTTCCCCGCGGACATGCCCGAATGGCTGCGCATGATGCAGACCTTCGGCATCTTTGCCGCCGGCTACCTGGCGCGGCCGCTGGGCGGGATCATCATGGCGCACTTCGGCGACCTGCTGGGGCGCAAGAAGATGTTCACCCTGAGCATCTTCATGATGGCCGTGCCTACCTTGATCATGGGCCTGCTGCCGACCTACGCGCAGATCGGCCTGTGGGCACCGATCCTGTTGCTGCTGATGCGCGTGATCCAGGGCGCGGCGATCGGCGGTGAAGTACCGGGCGCGTGGGTGTTCGTTTCCGAGCATGTGCCGCCGCGTCATATCGGTTATGCCTGCGGCACCCTCACCAGCGGCCTGACGGCCGGCATCCTGTTGGGTTCACTGGTGGCGACTGCCATCAACACCCTTTATAGCCCGGAGCAGGTGTCGGATTACGCCTGGCGCATCCCGTTCCTGCTGGGCGGCGTGTTTGGCCTGCTGTCGGTGTACCTGCGGCGCTGGCTGCACGAAACCCCGATCTTTGCCGAAATGCAGCAGCGCAAGACCCTGGCGGCTGAACTGCCACTGCGCGCCGTGTTGCGTGACCACCGTGGCGCCATCGTGCTGTCGATGCTGCTGACCTGGCTGCTCTCGGCCGGCATCGTCGTCGTCATCCTGATGACCCCGACGGTGTTGCAGACCGTCTACCACTTCAGCCCGACCGTTTCGCTGCAAGCCAACAGCCTGGCCATTGTCACCCTGAGCATCGGTTGCATCATCGCCGGTGCCCTGGCGGATCGCTTCGGTGCGGGCCGTGTGCTGATCGCGGGTTGCGCGCTGTTACTGGCGACTTCCTGGACGCTGTATCACAGCCTCGCCAGCCACCCTGAGTGGCTGTTCCCGCTGTACACCCTGACTGGCCTGTTTGTCGGCACAGTGGGCGTTGTGCCCTACGTGATGGTGAAAGCCTTCCCGCCAGTGGTGCGCTTCAGCGGCCTGTCGTTCTCCTACAACGTAGCGTATGCCGTGTTCGGCGGCCTGACGCCGCTGGTGGTGTCGCTGCTGATGAAGGAAAGCCCGATGGGCCCGGCATACTACGTGGCCGTGATCTGCACGATGGGGATGCTGGTGGGTGCTTACCTGTGGAAACGCGGCCGCTGA